The Ictalurus furcatus strain D&B chromosome 5, Billie_1.0, whole genome shotgun sequence genome includes a region encoding these proteins:
- the mmp9 gene encoding matrix metalloproteinase-9, which produces MRISILAFMVLGTCTLSAWCHPIKSIFVTFPGDVIKNTTDLELAESYLKRFGYMEILDKSGRQGTVSTSKALRRLQNQLGLKETGKLDQPTIDAIKAPRCGVPDVRNYQTFDGDLKWDHDDVTYRILNYSPDLDASVIDDAFARAFKVWSDVTPLTFTRLYNGIADIMISFGKKDHGDPYPFDGKDGLLAHAYPPGEGVQGDAHFDDDEYWTLGNGPAIKTYYGNAEGALCHFPFRFEGKSYSTCTTEGREDGLPWCATTADYGKDGKYGFCPSELLYTFDGNGDGAACVFPFVFEGKKYTSCTTEGRDDGYRWCATTANFDQDKKYGFCPNRDTAVIGGNSEGEPCQFPFSFLGKTYTSCTSEGRSDGKLWCATTSNYDKDSKWGFCPDKGYSLFLVAAHEFGHALGLDHSNIQDALMYPMYKYIADFSLHQDDIEGIQYLYGPKTGPDPTPPKPSTTTTSPVSTLKPTKKTPKTTPSTTSTTTPSVYTPVDPSVDPCKVDKFDVITEIQGELHFFKDGYYWKSSNRGNEERKGPFIVSERWPALPTELDTAFEDPLTNKMYFFAGNQFWVFTGQDVLGPRRIEKLGLPVSLKKVEGTLQRGKGKVLLFSGEDYWRLDLKTQQIDKGYPRHIDVTFGGVPVDAHDVFLYKGNYYFCRDIYYWRMTSRRQVDRVGYVYELLNCPNY; this is translated from the exons ATGAGAATAAGTATCTTGGCGTTTATGGTTCTTGGGACCTGCACTTTAAGTGCATGGTGTCACCCAATTAAAAGCATCTTCGTGACCTTCCCCGGGGATGTAATCAAAAACACGACAGACTTAGAGCTGGCTGAA AGTTACCTGAAGCGCTTTGGTTATATGGAGATTCTCGATAAGAGTGGACGACAGGGAACAGTGTCTACTTCCAAAGCTCTGAGGAGGCTGCAGAATCAGCTGGGTCTGAAAGAGACTGGCAAGCTGGATCAACCGACAATCGATGCCATAAAGGCACCACGCTGCGGTGTGCCAGATGTCCGCAACTACCAGACATTTGATGGAGACCTGAAGTGGGATCACGATGACGTTACATATAG GATTCTGAACTACTCACCAGACTTAGATGCCTCTGTTATTGATGATGCCTTTGCCAGAGCCTTCAAGGTGTGGAGTGATGTCACACCCCTAACTTTCACACGTCTCTACAATGGCATTGCTGACATCATGATCTCGTTTGGAAAAAAGG ATCATGGAGATCCCTACCCATTTGATGGGAAAGACGGCCTGCTGGCACATGCTTATCCTCCAGGTGAAGGGGTGCAGGGAGATGCTCactttgatgatgatgaatactGGACCCTTGGCAATGGACCAG CAATCAAGACCTACTATGGCAATGCAGAGGGTGCTTTGTGTCATTTCCCTTTCCGGTTTGAGGGGAAGTCATATTCCACTTGCACCACTGAAGGTCGTGAAGATGGCCTGCCATGGTGTGCCACGACTGCTGACTATGGCAAAGATGGGAAATATGGTTTCTGCCCTAGCGAGC TTCTGTACACATTTGACGGGAATGGTGATGGTGCAGCTTGTGTCTTTCCATTTgtgtttgaggggaaaaaatacaccagTTGCACCACTGAAGGACGTGATGATGGGTATCGCTGGTGTGCTACTACAGCCAACTTTGACCAGGACAAAAAATATGGGTTCTGTCCTAACCGAG ATACTGCTGTGATTGGTGGAAACTCTGAGGGGGAGCCATGTCAGTTTCCTTTCAGCTTCCTGGGGAAAACCTATACTTCCTGCACGAGTGAAGGTCGCAGTGATGGAAAACTGTGGTGCGCCACAACTAGCAACTATGACAAGGACAGTAAATGGGGATTTTGTCCAGATAAAG GATACAGTCTGTTCCTGGTGGCAGCCCACGAGTTTGGACATGCTCTTGGTCTGGACCATTCCAACATTCAGGATGCTCTGATGTACCCCATGTACAAATATATAGCGGACTTCTCTCTGCATCAGGATGACATTGAAGGCATCCAGTATCTCTATG GACCCAAAACAGGCCCAGACCCTACTCCACCCAAGCCATCAACCACTACAACTTCCCCAGTTTCTACTCTCAAACCCACTAAAAAAACACCAAAGACTACTCCATCTACAACTTCCACCACAACTCCATCTGTGTATACGCCTGTGGATCCCTCAGTAGATCCTTGCAAGGTGGATAAATTTGACGTAATCACAGAGATCCAGGGAGAGCTTCATTTCTTCAAAGATGG GTACTACTGGAAGTCCTCAAATCGTGGTAACGAGGAACGGAAAGGCCCTTTCATAGTCTCTGAGAGATGGCCTGCCCTGCCAACTGAGCTCGACACTGCTTTTGAGGACCCTCTTACTAATAAGATGTACTTCTTTGCAG GCAATCAGTTCTGGGTGTTCACTGGACAGGATGTATTGGGACCACGCAGAATCGAGAAACTTGGCTTGCCTGTCAGCTTGAAGAAGGTTGAAGGAACATTGCAGAGGGGAAAAGGCAAGGTGCTGCTCTTTAGTGGGGAAGATTACTGGAG GCTGGATCTGAAGACTCAGCAGATCGATAAAGGATATCCTCGCCACATTGACGTGACCTTTGGTGGGGTTCCAGTGGATGCTCACGATGTGTTCCTCTATAAGG gAAACTATTACTTCTGTCGAGACATCTACTACTGGAGAATGACCAGCAGGCGGCAGGTTGATAGAGTTGGATATGTCTATGAACTCCTGAATTGTCCCAACTACTGA